The genomic DNA TTGGCCAAAGCAAGCAAGGATTCAGGGAAGATCCAAAGCCCATCGCCACATATCAAACCAGATGCAACTGCTGGCACCATTGATGATGCTTTACTTCTGTCGATCATGTGCCAGGTGAATACTATCAAGCTCCCAACACACATATCGATGGCAAAGCTCGCACCAACTAAGAAGGGAACCCCCATTGCCATTGGTAGAGGAACCCATTTGCCATACTTGGGTGGCAAGAGTTCCCTCATCAGATTGGCTGCCACTGCAAATCCAAAGAATCCATAGCACAGCTGCAAACAATGTAGCGGCAGAGCGGAGAAGCCCTGGACACCAAGAATTGCCATATTGCGGTAGACTAGAGCATATGGTGCCTTCCAGTACACATCTGGGTTGCCAATATCAAAAGCCTTGTAGAACAAAAAGAATGTCAGCGGTCCAATGAAGCAGCCCATGGCTGTGCCAATAGCCTGAGCAATAATCATTGATCTAGGTGATGTTAAAGTAAGATGTCCAGTCTTGAAGTCATGCATCAGATCAGCAGATATTGACACCAGCGATTTTACCAACCCACAGCCCACTAAGCCAGCAACAACACCAGAGTCCTTACCGGCCCAGGCTGCAAGAATGAAGAGAGCGACCTTTCCATAATTGTAGGCCATATTGATGTCAGTAAGGCCAGCACCATAGGCGTTGCAGAAACCCAATGCAGGAGCCAACAAGTATGCTATGACAACATAGTACCATTTCATCTCATGGAACATCAAGGGAATGGCAAACACTGCAATAACTGATAGTGCAAGATATCCAGAGAAGGCTAGCCAGGTAGGGATACTGTCTCTTGTGAAAACTTCGTTGCGATGGATGTCATCAAGCACCGGAATGTCTTCCTCTGGAAACAAGATGAGCCCCACATCAGATAAACTATAAATCAAATATCATATTCACATGAATTAGTCAAATTAGTCACCTTTGGTTGCACTCTTTAGTCTTGATCTGTCAACAAGACTCTTAACAGTGAATGCAACAATCTTAACAAAATTGTATAGACCATCTCCTAAGATGAGCGCTATGCAGATGAAGGCCTAAAGAACAAGAGAAGGTAAGTAAGAAATGAATGCTGTAGATGTGAACATAACAAAATGGAACTGTGAAACAAACCTTGTAACCTTGTAGGCTTCTCATGCTGCTTTCTGGTATGTCCACAGGATACCAATCCCCTTTCAAATCACTGATCAGTGGCCACATTACCCCCCATGAGAGAAGCGCACCAAGAAGGAGAGACAGATTAACAAGGTGGGAGCAAATCATCCCAGCCCCAACATATGTTAGGCTGAAATcgaagaaaaatctgaaatccATGTATATAACTCAATCAGGTAAATTATTGCTAGCCAGGAACTAATTCATGGACTAATGAACCAAAAGACTGACGTTTGTTTCCAAGCTCTTAGTCCAAAAGTGGGAAACTGTGAAAACCCACAATTGCCTCCACCTGAGTAAAACCACTGGAAGAAGCTCCAGAAGAAGCTGATTGCAAAGTATTTTATGAATCCATTCACTTGCTGCCTATTGTGAAGATAACACAAAAACTATTCAATCATTGAAATTTATCTGATTCTGCAGGTTGAGTTATGTGAGAGAAGTAGAGAGCCACATACTTTGCTGTTGCATCTCCATGAGTTGTGTGGAATCCATTTATGAGCACAGCTGTTGCAGTACCACTTGGATAAGTTAACTTGTAGTCAATTATCATGATCTGAAATGGTTTACAATGTCAGTAGCAGATTTCATCGTCCATTTATACTGAAAATGCTTAATAACTTGTTGAAGTTCTTGAGATAGAatatgaagagctcgggggaATCAAGTTTGTTTTCAAAAGGCTCGCAATACATATATTTAGCAGTTGAGTTTGTGTTTGAGCTTATCAAATTATGTTTTGTGTGGTGGACTTGCACTGCTTTTTAACTTCTATTCTTCCAACCTATGGCTATAACAATGTAATGAGTGATGGCTCAATGCATCTATGGATGCCGAGGCGGCAATAAGATTTACTTCATCTAAACAATATGTTTGTACCAAAAACTAACGCAAGCATATGAGATTGATATTCTTTTAGTTATGGTTTTCGTTGAGTAAAGTCAAATTGCTATTCAAATCTTTAATAATAAgtatataattaatttttaaaatctacattttatttggcaatGTATACCTCAATCCACAAGCAAAGCAGCTCATACTCTGGTAGAGATTAGAGAACCACCACACAGAATAGGTGGTTTGGTGTCTTTCTTTTATCACCAGTCATCATCAAACTATACGCGCCTGACTgccctgattttttttttcaggttaAATGCCCTGACATAACTAGCAATCACTTAGCTGGTTAAACAACAGAAGCATATAATATGCCTTGAAACAGT from Panicum virgatum strain AP13 chromosome 7N, P.virgatum_v5, whole genome shotgun sequence includes the following:
- the LOC120681982 gene encoding probable metal-nicotianamine transporter YSL9 is translated as MKQEQRRRQQPRPPPHVELAMAHARDGGVNEGAEAAACLEGDAETGARAAGRVPPWREQLTARGMVASLAVGAMYSVIVMKLGLTTGLIPTLNVSAALIAYVVLRGWTQALARLGVATRPFTRQENTVVQTCAVACYSIAVGGGFGSFLLGLNKRTYEMAGEETEGNVPGSYKEPGISWMTGFLFAVSFVGIVALIPLRKIMIIDYKLTYPSGTATAVLINGFHTTHGDATAKQQVNGFIKYFAISFFWSFFQWFYSGGGNCGFSQFPTFGLRAWKQTFFFDFSLTYVGAGMICSHLVNLSLLLGALLSWGVMWPLISDLKGDWYPVDIPESSMRSLQGYKAFICIALILGDGLYNFVKIVAFTVKSLVDRSRLKSATKEEDIPVLDDIHRNEVFTRDSIPTWLAFSGYLALSVIAVFAIPLMFHEMKWYYVVIAYLLAPALGFCNAYGAGLTDINMAYNYGKVALFILAAWAGKDSGVVAGLVGCGLVKSLVSISADLMHDFKTGHLTLTSPRSMIIAQAIGTAMGCFIGPLTFFLFYKAFDIGNPDVYWKAPYALVYRNMAILGVQGFSALPLHCLQLCYGFFGFAVAANLMRELLPPKYGKWVPLPMAMGVPFLVGASFAIDMCVGSLIVFTWHMIDRSKASSMVPAVASGLICGDGLWIFPESLLALAKINSPLCMAFKSTH